The following proteins come from a genomic window of Fontisubflavum oceani:
- a CDS encoding Hint domain-containing protein — MATADELTIRTNASAMQMAEAIFGGNITTIVDADYDGDRNSSGIWSNGDSISGGLTPSDSGLVLSTGRVRDITRDGGGDPNTRTNTSTNTRGDNNRSDFNSVAGGRTYDASVMEVDFIPDTDILSMQFTFASEEYPEFTGSLYNDVVAVWINGQLVTSPIFEVTQINSVNQTENETLFVDNTGDDYNTEMDGFTVTLRLLIPVNEGEVNTIKFGIADVGDSNYDSALLIAGNSIQGEYIAGDDAQTVFETQTAIVDVLANDGDGVGVAIVTHINGQEVLPGESVDLSSGHVITLQPDGTLAVAPPADLVGLTDSDVVNFSYTSENADGISDTAFVTITTIPCFVRGTKILTDRGDVLVEDLRVGDMVVTRDHGVQPIRWIGSREVAAEGRFAPVVIEAGTFGRHGTLRLSPQHRVMMTHHMAELLFGEDEVLVAAKDLVNDCSVRIEEGGNVEYFHLLFDAHEVIWSNGLLTESFLPGPQTLPGLDDGIRSELLALFPEIDPETGLGYGASALPSLRGYEARALFA; from the coding sequence TTTTTGGCGGCAATATCACGACGATTGTGGATGCGGATTACGATGGGGATCGCAATTCCTCGGGGATCTGGAGCAATGGCGACAGTATCTCTGGCGGGTTGACCCCGTCGGATAGCGGCTTGGTTCTTTCGACCGGTCGCGTCCGCGATATCACGCGCGATGGTGGGGGTGACCCCAATACGCGCACCAACACCTCGACCAACACGCGCGGTGACAACAACCGATCCGATTTCAACTCGGTGGCCGGTGGTAGGACTTATGACGCGTCGGTGATGGAGGTCGATTTCATCCCCGACACGGATATCTTGTCGATGCAGTTCACGTTCGCGTCGGAAGAATATCCGGAGTTTACTGGATCGCTCTACAACGATGTGGTGGCGGTCTGGATCAATGGCCAGTTGGTGACCTCGCCGATTTTCGAGGTCACGCAGATCAACTCGGTCAACCAGACGGAAAACGAGACGCTGTTCGTCGACAACACCGGCGATGATTACAACACCGAGATGGACGGGTTCACTGTCACCCTGCGGCTGTTGATCCCGGTGAATGAGGGCGAGGTGAACACGATCAAGTTTGGCATCGCCGATGTGGGCGATAGCAACTACGATTCAGCTTTGCTTATCGCGGGCAACAGCATCCAGGGCGAATATATCGCGGGCGATGACGCGCAGACGGTCTTTGAGACGCAGACCGCCATCGTCGATGTCTTGGCGAATGATGGAGACGGGGTTGGCGTGGCAATCGTTACGCATATCAACGGCCAAGAAGTGCTTCCAGGGGAGAGCGTTGACCTCAGTTCGGGCCATGTGATCACATTGCAGCCCGATGGCACACTGGCGGTTGCGCCGCCTGCCGATCTGGTTGGGTTGACCGACTCGGATGTGGTGAATTTCAGCTACACATCAGAAAACGCCGATGGGATTTCGGATACGGCCTTCGTCACGATCACGACGATTCCCTGTTTTGTGCGCGGGACCAAGATTTTGACCGATCGCGGAGACGTCTTGGTCGAAGATCTGCGTGTTGGCGACATGGTGGTGACGCGCGATCATGGCGTACAGCCCATTCGCTGGATCGGCAGCCGAGAGGTGGCCGCCGAGGGCCGCTTTGCGCCGGTTGTGATCGAGGCTGGCACCTTTGGTCGGCATGGCACCTTGCGCCTATCGCCTCAGCATCGGGTGATGATGACACATCACATGGCCGAGCTTCTGTTTGGCGAAGATGAGGTTTTGGTGGCGGCGAAGGATCTGGTCAATGACTGCAGTGTGCGGATCGAAGAAGGCGGCAACGTAGAGTATTTCCACCTGCTTTTCGATGCGCATGAGGTCATTTGGTCGAATGGGCTGCTGACAGAAAGCTTCTTGCCGGGGCCGCAGACCCTCCCGGGGCTTGATGATGGTATCCGATCTGAGCTTTTGGCGCTGTTTCCCGAAATCGACCCGGAGACAGGTTTGGGCTATGGGGCCTCCGCTCTGCCCAGCCTCCGGGGATATGAGGCACGGGCGCTGTTTGCATGA